In Candidatus Binataceae bacterium, the genomic window TAAATCCGCCTCCACTTCAGCACGGAGCGGTTTCTCGATTGTCGCGCGGATGCGCGCGCGCAATTCGCTGGCCGCTTTCTCGGTGAAGGTCACCGCCAGGATTTGGTCGAGACGAGTGTCCGAGTTGAGCAGAATCTCGACCACCAGGTGTTCGATGGCGAAGGTTTTTCCGGTCCCGGCGCTGGCCTCAATGACGCAATGGCCGTCCAGGGGAACCTGCTCGACGATATCGGGACGCCAGTAGTAGCGGTTCATCACCCGTCGTCCCGGTCTTCGAAAATCGCCTCGACTGGACCGAAACGCCGTCCAATGATGGCGACGACCTCGCGTTCATCCGGCGGTTCATAGTCGCGAGCGTTGCGGACCGGGCCGTAGTCCGAGGCGCAGGAACCGAGCCCTTCGCGGACATTGTCGATTCGGTCGAGCGCGTCCTTGCCGCCCCGGATCGCGCGGCGAGCCTCTGCGACCGCCTCGATAGGGAGGAAATAGTCGTGAGCACGGGTTATCATTTCGCCGACTAGTTGCACGAGATACTCGCGTGCCGCGTCGGGCTCCGGCATGCGCAGCTCCCTGCTCCAAAAAGCCGCCTTACTTGAAGTTCGTGCAGGATCGCCGAGCACCAGCGCCTTGAACTTCTTCGCGACCGGCTCCCCGGCGGCGCGCAGCGCGATTGCCGCGATGAACAGCTCGAGAAAGTCTTGCGGTTTCGGCTTGGAGCGCGTGACCAGGCGTAGCGAACAGTCGAGCGCCGGCGAAAATGCACCCAGCGATCCATGCAGATTTACTTTGCGGACCAACACGCTCCCCCCGCGAGCGGTGGCGCAAACATCAAGACGTAACGGCGACAAGACCCGGTCCGCCCGGGAAGATTCGGTGCCGCGGCCCATCCTGAAAACTCGCCATTCGCCCAGGTCGCGGCGCTCGGCATCTAGTTCGCGGCACCATCGCGCGAAACGCTCGCAATCTGCCTCGATCGCAGCGTCGGCGAAGGGCCCGGCCGGAGCGGCGCCCTTCATTTGCGCCGTGGCGATTGCTCCTCGGTATGCGTCTATGAAGAGTTCCGGTTTACCCCGGGCAGTCCAGAATGCTTCGCGCAGAATCAGGGCATGATCGAGTCTCGACAACGCGATTGGCTCGTCGCTCGCATCTTCTGGCGGACCGTCGTCCTCGACCATACCCAAGGCATACCTTGCCGCGCCCTGGAGGGGGCACTCGAGGAAACGCCGTACCGCGGCCAGGGGTAAGTCGAGCTCGTCGGCGTTGGGTGCGGATTTAACCGGCAATTCGAACAATCCCAGACTCCCTGCCAGACGTGCGCGTACGCCCGGGCCAAGTCTTTCCAGGAGCGCATCTCGGGGGGGCAGGATTTGGTCGCGAGAACCTAGGGCCAAGTGCTCGCGCAGTCGACGCATCCGGGCACCGCAGCGTGCTGCCGGATCGAAACTCACGAGGTCGCGAGGCGCACCGGAATCCGGCCGCGCGACGGGCGCCAGGTCGGGAAAGTAGTCGGGGTCGTTGCTGCTTACGGGATGAGAGGTCGTCAGCTCGCCGAGTTGCTCTGGACCGTCCAGGTAGCCCTGCAGGATAGATTGAAGTTCACGCACCGTGGTGGAACGCTCGAGTCGGTCTCCCGTCTGTGGATCGCGCTCGACCCATGAAAAAACAATTCGCTCGCGTGCCGCCAGAATCGATTCGAGGAATAAATAACGATCGCGCTCTGGCGGACTGATGTCACCCGGGTGGCGGCGCGCAAGCCGCAGGTCGCTCGGATCGCGACGATCTCGCTCCGGAAAGGTCGCCTCGTTCATGCCCACTACGAAGATCGCCCGAAACGGCAGGGCCCGAAGCGTCCCAAGCGAGCCGGCTGCGACACCACGACCCGAAAACCCGCCTTGCCGGGCGGCGCGCTCGGAGAGCGATGCGCTTACGAACGAATGGGCGACCTCATAGCCGACCCGATCGGTCCTAAGGCAGCGCATCGCCTGGAGAATTTCCAGACATTGGTCGCGAAACGACTGATCTTCGGGAGCGCTGGCCCGAACATACGTGCCGATGAGTTCGGCGAGCAGTACCGCCCAATCCGACAGCGAGAGGCGATGCGATCGGATCTCGCGGGTGTCGGCCAAAAGGGTCCGTGCGGTCTTGAGAAAGCGCGCCGCCGCCGGGACCTCCTCCTGCAGCAGCGTTAACGGCAGCAAAGCACCCGACTCGCTTTGATATAGATTGTGACCTTCGCCCAGGCTGCCCTCCATAAAGGCGCCCAAAGTAATACGCGTCAGGGCCTGATCCCATTGAAAGAGGTTGGCCGGCACATAAGTGTCGGCAAGATCGCTCGCATCCACCCCGAAGAAAACTCCCAGCTCCTCGCACCACGCGCTCAGGCGATCGATATCCAGCTCGCCTTGGGCGCCGGCAATCACAGGGTGAGTCAGGAGGCGCAGGATTTCCGCGCGCGTCGCTCGCCCGAGCGGGAACTTAAGCAGCAGCGCGATCGCCTCCGCCGCGCGGCTTTGGTAAGAACGCCGCCCGGCTACTTCAACTGGAATCGCGAACTGCGACGCGAACACGCTTTCGATCTGCGGCAGATAAGCATCGGCCACCGCATCCGGAACCAGAACCGCCGTCTCGTGGAACCGCACCGGCGAGTTGGCCGTTCCTTCCGCATCGGAAACCAGCCGGAGAATTTCGTTGGCGATGATTTCTACTTCGCGCCGGAGCCCGGGCGCGCCGATGAAGCGAATACTCTTGGGCCGGAGTTCTGACCTCGTCTTTCGGTGGTCGGGGTCGCTACCCGCGCGGACCAAAATGTCTTCTTGCAAACGTGCAAGAAGTGATGCGCCCGTGGCATGGGTAAAGTGCGGCTGAAAATCGCATTGCGTCAGTTCGTTGAGCATCCGGATGTATTCGCGACCCGGCCGTCCCCACAGCTGAAGCGCCCGCGAGTCGCTCGGCGTTGCGAGCTCAAAGGGGTCGTCGCCATCCTCGAGCGCGGTACTGACTTTCTCCGCGCGGTGATGCCAGGTCGAAGCACGGGCCGCCGCAGAATCATCGACGTCTTCCCAAAACTCCATGCACGGGTTCACCGCATACACCAAAAGGTCGGTGAGTCTGCCCATGCGCGCGAAGATTTCCAGGAAAACACGGCCCGGCGATGCCAGACCGAAAATCTGCAGTGCGGGCGGAAGCACGTCCCGCAGGCGATTATCGGGTATCGCCGCGAGCGCCTGCGGGAGAAGCATCCACCGATGCGCGGCGTCAAAGGCCCAGGGGGCGCGCGCGGCTCCCTCGCGGTCGAACACTATGGTCCACAGCGTTCGCTCCCAGAGCTCTTCGTCCGACCTTGCGGGCGAACTGCCCGAGTTCCAAGCGCGGAGCATCCCGCTTCGCGAAATCGAATACTCCTGGAACAGGTGCGCTACCCGGCCGGCCAGCTCGAAGAGCCGCAGTTCCCCTAAAGCGTCATTGGCGGGGTTGGCCGCCGCAAGGTACTCGCGAACCGCTCGCAAGGCGTCGTCGTCGCGCTGCGCTTCGCTGCGCAGGCACTCGAATAGGGCGACCTGCAGCTGCGGAACTTCGAGCACCCGAATACTTGGGTCGGCCTGCTCTGCAATGCTGGCCAGATAACGGCGCAGGAATGGGAACGCGAGGTTTGCCGCGACTCCGAGCCGCTCCGCGATGCCATATTTCGCGAATTGCTCGATCGCGCGGCTGGGAACCATAATTGGCAGCGTCGCGAGCGGATCCCGCCGCTGATGAAGCTCAACCGCCCGCGCCAGCGGCCCAAGCAGATTTTCAAAGCAATTCGCGTAGTGGAGCTGAAGCATCGTCGCATCCGTCGCGCGGCCGCGACGGTCTAGCGTTTGCCGAGAATCCTTTCGCGGTAGGCACGGGCGGCCGCGCGCGATTCCTCCTCGCCCAGGGTCGACATCAGCACGTCGCCGTCGGCGTACGGAGTGAGACCGGCGCTCGCCGCGCGGGTCACCGCGTTCACGTGTTCCTTGGTTATCGCCACCGGCACGGAAGGTTTGGCGATCAATTCGCGGGCTAGCTCTTCGACCTCAGTCACGAGCCGGGCCAGCGGGACCACGCGATTGACGAACCCCAAAGCCTTTGCCTCCGCCGCGCCGAAGCGCCGGCACGTCATGACCAATTCTTTGGTCATGGCCGGCCCGATTTCCCGCACCAGGCGTGGAATTCCACCCCACGAAAGCGGCAGCCCGAGATCGATTTCCGGAATGAAGAACCACGCGTCTTCCGCCACTACGCGAAGATCGCATACCGCGGTGAGCACCACGCCACCGCCGACCGCGTAGCCTTGCACCTGAGCGATGGTTACCGCGCGCATCTGCTCGAGCGCGTCGGCGGCGCGCAGTCCATATTGCCCGGCCTCGCGCCTAAACAACCAACTCTTCTCGCTGCCCAGCTGCCCAGCCGCGGGCGGATCTTTTAGATCCGCGCCGGCGCAGAATGCGCGCCCCACACCGCTCATGATGACGACCCGCAGATCGTGATGGGTATCGAACCAGCGGGCCGCCTCGGCCAGTTCCTGAAGCATCGCGGCGCCGATCGCATTCAATCGGTCCGGTCGATTGAGCGTGAGCCGCCCGAGGGGGCCTTCGACCTCGGCTTTAATCGTCTGAAATTCGTGAGTATCCATCATGTACCTTTGGATGAATGGTTTTCTCTAAATATGCGCCCCCGCGACCAGGTACAACCGCCCACCATAACCTTCCGCCCCTTTGCGCGGTTAGCTTACGTGATGACGTCGTCCGGTCCCCATTGTACGCT contains:
- a CDS encoding exodeoxyribonuclease V subunit gamma, with protein sequence MLQLHYANCFENLLGPLARAVELHQRRDPLATLPIMVPSRAIEQFAKYGIAERLGVAANLAFPFLRRYLASIAEQADPSIRVLEVPQLQVALFECLRSEAQRDDDALRAVREYLAAANPANDALGELRLFELAGRVAHLFQEYSISRSGMLRAWNSGSSPARSDEELWERTLWTIVFDREGAARAPWAFDAAHRWMLLPQALAAIPDNRLRDVLPPALQIFGLASPGRVFLEIFARMGRLTDLLVYAVNPCMEFWEDVDDSAAARASTWHHRAEKVSTALEDGDDPFELATPSDSRALQLWGRPGREYIRMLNELTQCDFQPHFTHATGASLLARLQEDILVRAGSDPDHRKTRSELRPKSIRFIGAPGLRREVEIIANEILRLVSDAEGTANSPVRFHETAVLVPDAVADAYLPQIESVFASQFAIPVEVAGRRSYQSRAAEAIALLLKFPLGRATRAEILRLLTHPVIAGAQGELDIDRLSAWCEELGVFFGVDASDLADTYVPANLFQWDQALTRITLGAFMEGSLGEGHNLYQSESGALLPLTLLQEEVPAAARFLKTARTLLADTREIRSHRLSLSDWAVLLAELIGTYVRASAPEDQSFRDQCLEILQAMRCLRTDRVGYEVAHSFVSASLSERAARQGGFSGRGVAAGSLGTLRALPFRAIFVVGMNEATFPERDRRDPSDLRLARRHPGDISPPERDRYLFLESILAARERIVFSWVERDPQTGDRLERSTTVRELQSILQGYLDGPEQLGELTTSHPVSSNDPDYFPDLAPVARPDSGAPRDLVSFDPAARCGARMRRLREHLALGSRDQILPPRDALLERLGPGVRARLAGSLGLFELPVKSAPNADELDLPLAAVRRFLECPLQGAARYALGMVEDDGPPEDASDEPIALSRLDHALILREAFWTARGKPELFIDAYRGAIATAQMKGAAPAGPFADAAIEADCERFARWCRELDAERRDLGEWRVFRMGRGTESSRADRVLSPLRLDVCATARGGSVLVRKVNLHGSLGAFSPALDCSLRLVTRSKPKPQDFLELFIAAIALRAAGEPVAKKFKALVLGDPARTSSKAAFWSRELRMPEPDAAREYLVQLVGEMITRAHDYFLPIEAVAEARRAIRGGKDALDRIDNVREGLGSCASDYGPVRNARDYEPPDEREVVAIIGRRFGPVEAIFEDRDDG
- a CDS encoding enoyl-CoA hydratase/isomerase family protein — encoded protein: MDTHEFQTIKAEVEGPLGRLTLNRPDRLNAIGAAMLQELAEAARWFDTHHDLRVVIMSGVGRAFCAGADLKDPPAAGQLGSEKSWLFRREAGQYGLRAADALEQMRAVTIAQVQGYAVGGGVVLTAVCDLRVVAEDAWFFIPEIDLGLPLSWGGIPRLVREIGPAMTKELVMTCRRFGAAEAKALGFVNRVVPLARLVTEVEELARELIAKPSVPVAITKEHVNAVTRAASAGLTPYADGDVLMSTLGEEESRAAARAYRERILGKR